Sequence from the Pseudomonadota bacterium genome:
GAAGTGCTGCGGTTTGTGGATCCTCTGGTACGAGCAATATGCTTCGGCCAGTCTGGAGATGTAAAGGGTTACGCCCGCGATCGCCTAAGTGATGAATACATGCGTATGGGAGGTAACCGCATAGTCACACGGTTCGACGACTGGAGTAATATGTTCCGTTCCAGGGGTAATGAGGAAATGGCTACCGTTGTAGAGGACTTGAAGGCATCTATGGATATTCCCTTTTAGGGCGCTCTAAGGATGTGCTCCACCGCATCGTCGCCCGCTTGCGGTTCTGACTGAAGCCGAAACCTACGGTCGCGCGGGAGGCCGAGGTTGATGACATCGTAGCCCGTGTAGGTCGGAACCGTCTTTTCGGGTTCCGACGCATGGGTAGCATGGGGAGCTCCGATGAACCGCATGGCTTTGTGCGATCAATCGGCGCCATCGGGTGATTGGACGCTGCTTTGTCGGAACCCGTGGAGCCGGTTCCGACCTACAATGTGGCTATGTCGAACTATGCGCTACGGGCCCGGAAGGGTAGGCTTTTTGGTGATCAGCCGGTACGTCTCTTCGTAGATCCGCTCACGTGAGCCGATCGCGACCAGTTCGACCACACGACCCGCCGCGATGCGATAGACGATACGAAATCGCCCCACGCGGAAACTCCGCAGGCCGTCAAGCTCATCCTTGAGCGCTTTGCCGCACAACGGATTGGAGAGCATCCGCTCAAGCGCGCTGCGGACCTTCTTCTTGATCTGTGGGTGTAACCACCGATAAGGGCGGTAATCCGGGGCGGTGCACGGAGTCGATGGCGCACCGGTCTTAGTCACCGCCAGTGAAAAGTTCCTCTAGGGTATAAAGCTTAGCCTTCTTGCTCTTCAGGGCCGCAAGC
This genomic interval carries:
- a CDS encoding type II toxin-antitoxin system RelE/ParE family toxin, which gives rise to MTKTGAPSTPCTAPDYRPYRWLHPQIKKKVRSALERMLSNPLCGKALKDELDGLRSFRVGRFRIVYRIAAGRVVELVAIGSRERIYEETYRLITKKPTLPGP